Proteins encoded by one window of Erwinia pyrifoliae DSM 12163:
- the pstA gene encoding phosphate ABC transporter permease PstA, giving the protein MKGAAARNHRWRWLTAGAVAVSLLAFLLLIVLLAWQGLRYFWPQPLVLFTLQTPNGQVQMLGEIAAEQQVSRQQLQSSGPLLPAGMPESVTRYLIKTGNRDFNGTDFRPLLSSEILHQQLPKQVIVLQRRAGGNAYGWFEGLLEDRHPLTAHNLFQTLQQRLTQTHEHLKEAETLRQVEMARLNAQMEELEQKRQQQRNDQRYTPEQQSAYEADRAELQRQFAHQSSSLAALNQESHNTVLVLRDAGGERHQIPLAQIVAAWQPNAMSAGGKWRHFAHQLWHFVSDSAYESFGDGGVFPAIFGTILMVLLMSVVVMPLGVVAAIWLHEYAGSNLLTRLVRIAVVNLAGVPSIVYGVFGLGFFVWLMGGSIDRLFFTARLPNPTFGTPGLLWASLTLALLTLPVVIVATEEGLSRIPPSLRQGSLALGATQAETLWHITLPLAAPAMLTGLILAVARAAGETAPLMLVGVVKKVPELPVDALFPYLHLDRKFMHLGFQIYDLAFQSPNAEADRPLVFATALLLVLLILGLNLMAMILRHRLRERCRALML; this is encoded by the coding sequence ATGAAAGGTGCGGCTGCGCGTAATCACCGCTGGCGCTGGCTTACCGCCGGAGCGGTGGCCGTTAGTCTGCTGGCTTTCCTGCTGCTGATTGTGCTGCTGGCCTGGCAGGGGTTACGCTATTTCTGGCCACAGCCGCTGGTGCTGTTCACCCTGCAAACCCCGAACGGACAGGTGCAGATGTTAGGGGAGATCGCCGCAGAGCAGCAGGTTTCTCGCCAGCAATTGCAGTCCAGCGGCCCGCTTTTACCGGCCGGCATGCCGGAAAGCGTCACACGCTATCTGATTAAAACCGGTAACCGCGATTTCAATGGCACGGATTTTCGCCCGCTGCTTTCCAGCGAGATCCTACACCAGCAGTTGCCGAAGCAGGTCATTGTGTTGCAGCGACGTGCTGGCGGCAACGCGTACGGCTGGTTCGAAGGTTTGCTGGAAGACCGGCATCCGTTGACCGCGCATAACCTTTTTCAAACCTTGCAGCAGCGTTTGACGCAGACTCATGAGCACCTCAAAGAAGCAGAAACGCTGCGCCAGGTCGAGATGGCACGACTTAATGCGCAGATGGAAGAGCTGGAACAGAAAAGACAGCAGCAGCGCAACGACCAGCGCTACACGCCGGAACAGCAGTCAGCTTATGAAGCGGATCGCGCCGAGCTGCAGCGCCAGTTTGCACACCAGTCGTCCAGTCTGGCAGCATTAAATCAGGAAAGTCACAATACCGTACTGGTGCTGCGCGATGCCGGCGGAGAAAGGCACCAGATACCGCTGGCGCAGATCGTCGCTGCATGGCAGCCGAATGCCATGAGTGCCGGGGGGAAGTGGCGACATTTTGCTCACCAGCTGTGGCATTTTGTCAGTGATTCAGCATACGAGAGTTTCGGTGATGGCGGGGTATTCCCGGCCATTTTTGGCACCATACTGATGGTACTGCTGATGTCCGTAGTGGTGATGCCGCTTGGCGTGGTGGCGGCAATCTGGCTGCACGAATATGCCGGCAGCAATCTGTTAACCCGGCTGGTACGCATCGCGGTGGTTAACCTTGCTGGCGTCCCCTCAATTGTTTATGGCGTATTCGGTCTCGGTTTCTTTGTCTGGTTGATGGGCGGCAGCATTGACCGTCTGTTTTTCACCGCCAGGCTGCCGAACCCCACCTTTGGTACGCCCGGGCTGCTCTGGGCTTCGCTGACGCTGGCCCTGTTAACCTTGCCGGTGGTGATTGTGGCCACCGAAGAGGGGCTGTCGCGCATTCCTCCCTCGCTACGCCAGGGTTCGCTGGCATTGGGGGCAACACAGGCGGAAACCCTGTGGCATATTACGCTGCCGCTGGCTGCGCCTGCCATGCTAACCGGGCTGATTCTGGCGGTAGCGCGCGCTGCCGGGGAAACCGCACCGCTGATGCTGGTTGGCGTCGTCAAAAAGGTGCCGGAACTGCCGGTGGATGCGCTGTTCCCGTATTTACATCTCGATCGTAAGTTTATGCATCTCGGGTTTCAGATCTACGATCTGGCTTTCCAAAGCCCCAATGCTGAAGCCGATCGTCCGCTGGTGTTTGCCACCGCGCTGCTGCTGGTATTACTGATATTGGGGTTAAACCTGATGGCGATGATATTGCGCCATCGTCTGCGCGAGCGCTGCCGTGCGCTGATGCTTTAA
- the pstB gene encoding phosphate ABC transporter ATP-binding protein PstB produces MAITLNDVNTALELDNLNLWYGEKQALNNISLQLPANRITALIGPSGCGKSTLLRCFNRMNDAIDGCRISGDIRLQQHSILASGQDLCALRRRVGMVFQRPNPFAKSIYDNVVYGLRLQGVRDKRVLDEAAERALRAAALWAEVKDNLWQNALTLSSGQQQRLVIARAIAIESEILLLDEPTSALDPIATLVIEELMTTLKQHFTLILVTHNMQQAARVSDYTAFMHQGRVVEFGLTDTLFTAPRQRRTEDYITGRYG; encoded by the coding sequence ATGGCAATCACCTTAAATGATGTGAATACCGCGCTGGAACTGGACAACCTGAACTTATGGTATGGCGAAAAACAGGCATTAAACAACATCAGCCTGCAGTTGCCTGCAAACCGCATCACCGCACTGATCGGCCCTTCCGGCTGCGGTAAGTCGACGCTGTTACGCTGCTTCAACCGCATGAACGATGCCATCGACGGCTGCCGCATTAGCGGGGATATCCGTCTGCAGCAGCACTCCATTCTGGCGTCCGGGCAGGATCTCTGCGCGCTGCGCCGCCGGGTTGGCATGGTGTTTCAGCGGCCAAATCCCTTTGCCAAGTCCATCTATGACAACGTGGTGTACGGCCTCCGTTTACAGGGCGTGCGTGACAAGCGCGTGCTGGATGAAGCAGCCGAGCGGGCGCTGCGGGCTGCGGCGCTATGGGCAGAGGTGAAAGACAATTTGTGGCAGAACGCCCTGACGCTCTCCAGCGGGCAGCAGCAGCGGCTGGTTATAGCCCGCGCTATCGCCATAGAGTCGGAAATCCTGCTGCTGGATGAGCCAACGTCGGCGCTTGACCCGATTGCCACGCTGGTAATTGAAGAATTGATGACCACGCTGAAACAGCATTTCACCCTGATCCTGGTCACGCACAATATGCAGCAGGCGGCGCGCGTATCTGACTATACCGCGTTTATGCACCAGGGCCGGGTAGTGGAATTTGGTCTGACCGATACGCTGTTTACCGCACCACGCCAGCGCCGTACGGAGGATTATATTACCGGAAGGTATGGCTGA
- the purN gene encoding phosphoribosylglycinamide formyltransferase: protein MKRIVVLVSGNGSNLQAILDACQQGRIGGRIAAVFSNKAGAFALERARAANIAAHALAAAQFADRCAFDRQLMLEIDAYSPDLVVLAGYMRILSAEFVQRYAGRMLNIHPSLLPKYPGLHTHRQAIENGDEEHGTSVHFVTEQLDGGPVILQAKVPVFSDDTEDDIAARVQHQEHAIYPLVVSWFVDGRLAMRDGAAWLDGQRLPTNGHAVG from the coding sequence ATGAAACGCATCGTCGTGCTGGTTTCCGGCAATGGAAGCAACTTACAGGCAATACTGGACGCCTGCCAGCAGGGGCGGATCGGCGGCAGGATAGCTGCCGTTTTCAGCAATAAAGCCGGGGCTTTTGCGCTGGAGCGTGCGCGCGCGGCCAACATTGCGGCTCACGCGCTGGCGGCGGCGCAATTCGCCGACCGCTGCGCTTTCGATCGTCAGCTAATGCTGGAAATAGACGCTTATTCGCCCGATCTGGTCGTACTGGCAGGCTATATGCGCATTCTCAGTGCGGAATTCGTTCAACGCTACGCCGGGCGCATGCTGAATATTCACCCTTCCCTGCTACCGAAATACCCGGGGCTGCATACCCATCGCCAGGCGATTGAAAATGGCGATGAAGAGCACGGCACCTCGGTGCATTTTGTCACTGAACAGCTGGACGGTGGCCCGGTGATCCTCCAGGCGAAAGTTCCGGTGTTCAGCGATGACACAGAAGACGATATCGCTGCGCGCGTGCAGCATCAGGAGCATGCCATCTACCCGCTGGTGGTGAGCTGGTTCGTGGACGGACGCCTGGCCATGCGCGATGGCGCAGCCTGGCTGGATGGCCAGCGGCTGCCCACCAACGGGCACGCTGTCGGCTAA
- the purM gene encoding phosphoribosylformylglycinamidine cyclo-ligase, translating to MTDKTSLSYKDAGVDIDAGNALVDRIKGVVKKTRRPEVMGGLGGFGALCALPQKYREPILVSGTDGVGTKLRLAMDLKRHDAIGIDLVAMCVNDLVVSGAEPLFFLDYYATGKLDVDTAASVIAGIAEGCSQSGCALVGGETAEMPGMYHGEDYDVAGFCVGVVEKSEIIDGSKVAEGDVLIALGSSGPHSNGYSLVRKILAFSNTDPQTTQLEGKPLADHLLAPTRIYVKNILSLIEQVDVHAIAHLTGGGFWENIPRVLPDNTQAVLEESSWEWPAVFSWMQQAGNVSRFEMYRTFNCGVGMVIALSPAEADKALQLMNDAGEKAWKIGVIKASDAEERVVINA from the coding sequence GTGACCGACAAAACCTCTCTCAGCTATAAAGACGCCGGCGTAGATATCGATGCGGGTAATGCTTTAGTCGACCGTATCAAAGGCGTAGTGAAAAAGACTCGTCGCCCGGAAGTGATGGGTGGCCTGGGCGGTTTCGGTGCCCTTTGCGCCCTGCCGCAAAAATATCGTGAACCGATTCTGGTTTCCGGTACTGATGGCGTCGGCACCAAGCTGCGTCTGGCGATGGATCTGAAACGCCACGATGCCATTGGTATCGATCTGGTTGCCATGTGCGTAAACGATCTGGTGGTATCAGGCGCTGAACCGCTGTTTTTCCTCGATTATTATGCGACCGGCAAGCTCGACGTTGACACGGCTGCCAGCGTGATCGCCGGCATCGCTGAAGGCTGCTCGCAGTCCGGCTGTGCGCTGGTCGGCGGCGAAACGGCTGAAATGCCGGGCATGTACCACGGCGAAGATTACGATGTGGCCGGCTTTTGCGTTGGCGTGGTGGAGAAATCAGAGATTATCGACGGCAGCAAAGTGGCTGAAGGCGATGTCCTGATCGCCCTCGGCTCCAGTGGCCCACACTCTAACGGCTACTCGCTGGTACGCAAAATTCTGGCATTCAGCAACACTGACCCGCAAACCACCCAGCTGGAAGGTAAGCCGCTGGCGGACCATCTGCTGGCACCTACGCGCATCTATGTGAAGAACATCCTCAGCCTGATTGAGCAAGTGGACGTGCACGCCATTGCCCACCTGACCGGCGGCGGTTTCTGGGAGAATATCCCGCGCGTGCTGCCAGACAACACCCAGGCGGTACTGGAAGAGTCAAGCTGGGAGTGGCCAGCCGTCTTTAGCTGGATGCAGCAGGCCGGTAACGTCAGTCGCTTTGAGATGTACCGCACCTTTAACTGCGGCGTGGGTATGGTGATTGCCCTTAGCCCGGCGGAAGCGGACAAAGCGCTACAGCTGATGAACGATGCCGGTGAAAAGGCGTGGAAAATTGGCGTAATCAAAGCCTCCGACGCGGAAGAGCGCGTGGTGATTAACGCATGA